The following nucleotide sequence is from Bacillota bacterium.
TGAAAGGCCGCGGGCATACATCTCGACTACCAGTTTTTCAAGGACATCGCTGTTACCCAGGAGAAACTCCATAAGCCTTGAACGGTAAGGTTCTTCGGTATTGCGTACTTGAGGAAGTTCAACTGGGATGCGCCCTTCGGCACAATCAATATGGCGCGTTTTATAGCCGTTTCGCAGCCCGCCATTTGGCTGGTCTTCTGGTTTTCGTTCATAGCGTTCACGACCTAAAAAATCGGTGACTTCTTGTTCCAAAAGTTCCTGGATCAAGCGTTGGGCTCCTAGACGTACTAACAGGCTGGTAATGCCCTCATTAGTATAAATGCCGGTTTGGAGGAGATTATTAATGGCTTGCTTTACACGTTCGCTCGGTGGTATCCTAAACATAAGGCTTGGGCTCCTTTCTCCCTCGTCGACAGAGG
It contains:
- a CDS encoding transposase codes for the protein MFRIPPSERVKQAINNLLQTGIYTNEGITSLLVRLGAQRLIQELLEQEVTDFLGRERYERKPEDQPNGGLRNGYKTRHIDCAEGRIPVELPQVRNTEEPYRSRLMEFLLGNSDVLEKLVVEMYARGLS